GTCGCCCGGGGACTGCTCGTCCCCCGCGTCGGCCGGAGTGGGGGCCGCGTCGGCGCGTCCCTGGCGGGTGCCGCGCTGGTAGGAGCCGAAGATCCGCCGGATGTCCTCCGGGTCGCGCAGCTCGCCGGACTCGGTCTGCGGGACCTCCTCGACCACCGGCACGGTGGTGCGGAGCGCGGGGACGAGGTTCTCCTGGGGACGGCGGACCGGGAGGCCGTTCGGCGTCGCCTCGATCTCGAGCGTCTGCGAGGGCTCGTCCGGCTCGGTGGCGGTGCCGTTGACGGGCGGTTCCGTGTGCGCCGGCGGGGTCGGCAGGTCTTCGGCGGGCTCCTGCTCGGCGACGGCGGTGAGCGCCGGTCCGGGGCGGTCCTTGTGGAGCAGGGACACGTTGCCGTGCGGCTCGGCCCGTCCGGCCGCGGCGACCGCCCCGGCGGGGACGGTCTCCGGCGGCGCGGTGCGGGCGGGACGGTCCGGCCGCGGTTCGGGCGCCTGCTCGTGCAGGAGCTTGCTCGGGATCAGGACGACCGCCGTCACGCCTCCGTAGGGGCTCTTCTTGAGCGTCACCGTGATGTCGTGGTGGCGGGCCCGGATCGCGACGACGAAGTGGCCGAGCTGGGCCTGCTCGCCCGCGCTGAACTGGGCCGTGAGGAACTCCGGCGACTGCGCGAGGAAGGTGTTGATGCGCTCGATCTGGTCGTCGCTGAGCCCGAGGCCGCGGTCGTCGATGGTGACGGCGATGCCCCTGGCCGTGACGTCGCTCTCGATGTCCACGGTGTGCGGCGAGTAGCTCACCGCGTTGTCGATCAGCTCGGCGAAGAGGCTGACGGTGTCCCCGATGGCGTACCCGCTGATCCGGTGGGCGCTGATCCGCCGGAGGTTGACGCGCTCGTAGCCCTCGACCTGCCCGACCGCCGCGCGGATGACGTCGATCAGCGGCGCCGACGCGCGGGCCCGCTGCACGGTGCGTCCACCGGCCAGGACGATCAGGTTGTCGACGTACCGCTGGCCCCGCACGGTCAGCTGGTCGAGCTGGAACAGCTCCTTGAGCTGCCGCAGGTCGATGTCGCGCCGCTTCTCCATGGCGTCGACCAGGTTCAGCTGCTGCGCCATCATGACGCGGGTGCGCTGCGCCAGGTTCAGCAGGATCTTCCGGGACGCCTCCCGCTGCGCGGCCTGGCCCGCGGCGGCGGTGATGGCGGCCTCCTGGACGGCGTTGAACGCCTGGCCGACCTGCCCGATCTCGTCGGTGCCGAACCGCAGCGGCGGGGCCTCGACCGCGACGTCCACCTGCTCACCGGCCGACAGCCGCGACATGACGTCGGGGAGCCGCTGCTGGGCGAGGTCCTGGGCGGCGTCCCGCAGCCGGTTCAGCTGCTGCAGCAGCTGCCGGGCGGCGGTGAAGGCCAGCGCGAGACAGGCGGCGACCGCGATCGCGCCCAGCACGGCGGCGCCGGCCCACTGCCCCGCGACCATGTAGCCGATCGGGGCGGCGCGCTCGACGACCGCGTCACCGCCGGCGTCGATGGCCTGGTCGATCTGGGTCAGCACGGGCTTGGTCGCGGCGTGCCAGTGCTGTGCCGTCACGCCCACCCGGCCGCGCGCGCCCTGCCGCTGGAGGACCTGGCTCTCGAGCTGCTGCAGCGTGCCGTACGCGTCTCCCCGGCGCAGCCCGTCGTAGCGCCGCCGGTCCTCCGCGGGCAGCTGCCGGTACGCCCGCTGCTCGGCGTTCGTCCGCAGCGACACGGCCTGGGCGAACTCGATGAACTCGGCCGCCGAGCGGAACCGGCCCTCCGCCAGGACGCCCGCCAGCATGGCGTCCTCGCGGGCGAGCATCTCGCGGGCCCGGGTCAGCTCGATCAGCGCCCGGCCGTCCGCGGAGATCTCCGGGTCGGACAGTTCGGCGGCGGCGGAGTTGATGAGCAGCGCCGCGTCGATCGTCTCGTTGAACGATCGCGCGGCGGCGCTGCGGTCGATGGTGCCTGCGTCGATGGCCGCGCGCGTCTCGGAGAGCGTGTTCAGCTCGCGGCTGGTGGCCGCGACGTACTGCTTGATCTTGTCGCCCGGCGCGTCGGGGGCGGTCGCGCGCCACTGGTCGACCATGCGGTCGGTGTGGGCGCGCCGCTGCCGCAGTTCGGTGGCCGCGGCGCTCTGCCCGCTGCCGCCCAGGAAGACCATGGAGGCGCGCCGCTCGTCCTGGAGGACGTTGACCAGCGCCTTGGTCGGACGGCCCGCGGTCTCGTCGCGCTGTCCCGTCTGCAGGAGGTCGTAGCCCTCCTGCGTGGTCACCCACGCGGCGAAGATCCAGAGTGCCACCAGGGAGCTCATCATGAAGACGATCCGGGCACGCAATCGGATGTTGCGGGGCCGGTCCCGGCGGGCGGCGAACGGCAGGCTCAAACGCATCGACAAGTCCTCAGGCGGGGATTCAGGGGGCGAGCCGCGGCCCCCCATATCGCCGTCGACGGCGACAGGGCGGTTCCCGGGCCACGATTGGCACGCAGAGCACCTTAGCAACGGTGGGTTTCCGAGGAATCGCGTATCACCACACTTCTATGGTGATACGTCCCCCTGTCCCTGTTCCGTCCGTCCCTCGGCGCGCGCATGGCGCCGCTCCACCGTGAGAGCGGCACTGCGGCGGCGCGCGGGGAAAAGAGAAGAAAAAGCGGGTTTTCGCTGGTCAGCGACACGCATCCCGATGTGCGCGAACATTCGCGGACGCGTCCCCGCGGATGGCGCGACAAGTCCCGCCGACATGCGCCGGTGCGCCTTCAGATGTCACAGCGTTCCCCAGTAGTCATGTCCCTGACCATAGAAGTCGCGACTCCACTGGAACTGCTGCGACAGATAGTTCGCACCTTGCGGGCAGTCCCGGCGCAGCGGCGCCAGGATCCGCTCGGTCTCGTCGGCGAGCTCGTCGATGCGCGCCCGGACGTCCTCCGCCGGGACGCCGAGCGCCACCGCGTTGATGTCGTTCCAGACGGTCTCGCGGTCCCCGGTCGCGAGGTCGTTGAGCAGCCTCAGCGCGTCCTGCACGACGCGGCTGGCGCGGCG
The nucleotide sequence above comes from Actinomadura algeriensis. Encoded proteins:
- a CDS encoding sensor histidine kinase produces the protein MRLSLPFAARRDRPRNIRLRARIVFMMSSLVALWIFAAWVTTQEGYDLLQTGQRDETAGRPTKALVNVLQDERRASMVFLGGSGQSAAATELRQRRAHTDRMVDQWRATAPDAPGDKIKQYVAATSRELNTLSETRAAIDAGTIDRSAAARSFNETIDAALLINSAAAELSDPEISADGRALIELTRAREMLAREDAMLAGVLAEGRFRSAAEFIEFAQAVSLRTNAEQRAYRQLPAEDRRRYDGLRRGDAYGTLQQLESQVLQRQGARGRVGVTAQHWHAATKPVLTQIDQAIDAGGDAVVERAAPIGYMVAGQWAGAAVLGAIAVAACLALAFTAARQLLQQLNRLRDAAQDLAQQRLPDVMSRLSAGEQVDVAVEAPPLRFGTDEIGQVGQAFNAVQEAAITAAAGQAAQREASRKILLNLAQRTRVMMAQQLNLVDAMEKRRDIDLRQLKELFQLDQLTVRGQRYVDNLIVLAGGRTVQRARASAPLIDVIRAAVGQVEGYERVNLRRISAHRISGYAIGDTVSLFAELIDNAVSYSPHTVDIESDVTARGIAVTIDDRGLGLSDDQIERINTFLAQSPEFLTAQFSAGEQAQLGHFVVAIRARHHDITVTLKKSPYGGVTAVVLIPSKLLHEQAPEPRPDRPARTAPPETVPAGAVAAAGRAEPHGNVSLLHKDRPGPALTAVAEQEPAEDLPTPPAHTEPPVNGTATEPDEPSQTLEIEATPNGLPVRRPQENLVPALRTTVPVVEEVPQTESGELRDPEDIRRIFGSYQRGTRQGRADAAPTPADAGDEQSPGDEPSPGDHEPR